The Salminus brasiliensis chromosome 3, fSalBra1.hap2, whole genome shotgun sequence genome contains a region encoding:
- the col9a2 gene encoding collagen alpha-2(IX) chain, which yields MMGPAGPPGLPGPPGKPGPPGKFLGGEEGSADLQCPTNCPPGPKGPQGLHGVKGHKGRAGILGDSGSIGKTGSKGDVGISGEQGIPGPPGPQGLRGYPGMIGPKGETGPRGYKGITGPIGIPGIPKLFLR from the exons ATGATGGGACCCGCTGGACCTCCAGGATTGCCAGGACCTCCAGGGAAACCT GGACCGCCTGGAAAATTCTTGGGTGGAGAAGAAGGCAGTGCTGACTTGCAG TGCCCAACCAACTGCCCACCTGGTCCTAAGGGTCCCCAAGGACTGCATGGGGTTAAG GGACACAAGGGGCGAGCTGGAATACTGGGAGACTCTGGAAGCATTGGAAAGACG GGCTCAAAGGGAGATGTTGGAATCTCTGGTGAGCAAGGAATACCCGGCCCTCCA GGTCCACAGGGTCTGAGGGGCTACCCAGGAATGATTGGACCAAAAGGAGAGACA GGCCCTCGTGGTTACAAAGGCATCACTGGTCCCATCGGCATTCCTGGAATTCCT AAGTTGTTTTTACGTTAG